CTCTTACTAACAACTACTTTAAAACTATCGCCAGTAACAATGTAAGATTCAGATTTTTCTAAAATCTCTAAAGTTGATCCCTTAGTTATAATCCGCTTACCAATATCATCCTTAGCCAAAGGTAGACTAATAAGTTTAAATTCAGAGAAACCAAGTTCTATACCACTCTCGATATAACTGTATTTTAACTGTAGGTAGAACTCTCCACTAGAGGCCTTTATCCCTTTATACTCAAATGGACATGTTACAATAACAGATGAGTCTGCAGGTATGACTTCATTAATAACAACCTCTTTTTCCAGCCCTCCATTTTTATATAGACAGGCTTTAATTTCTAAATCCTCTGTTGATGTAAATAGTCGACTATTAAAAATCTCAACCACTCCACTCTCTAAATCAATCATTTTAGCCTCTAGGGGTTGGTAGCACTTTTTAACTTCTAATAGCTTAGGGGTAATACTTCTGTCTCCTAATAACAGTCCATTTCCACAAAAAAAGTTATCATTAGGAGAGTCTCCAAAATCCCCTCCATAGGCGTAAAACTCCTTTCCAATCTCATCCTTTGTTAAAATTGACTGATCTACCCAGTCCCATATATAACCACCTAGAATAGAGTCATATTTTTTAAAGAGATCTGTATATTTAAATAGGTTCCCACAGGAACTTCCCATAGCATGGGAGTATTCACACAATAAGATAGGCTTTTGTGGATTATATGTTGCATATTGTTCTAACATAGATGGAGTTGTATACATTTGACTCTCAATATCTGTACACTCTTCAAACTCCCTATTGTGAAAGGTTCCCTCATAGTGGATAGGTCTTGAGGTATCAAGGGATTTTATATGATCTTTCATATCAACAAAGTTTGACCCTCCATAGGATTCATTTCCCAGGGACCACATTATAATTGATGGATGGTTAAAGTCTCTTTTTACCATAGAGTTAGCCCTATCTATAACATTATCCCTCCACTGGGGTTTACTGCCAGGGATTGCTGTTGGTTGGAACTCCTGAGCTTTGTCATAACTCCAAGAACCGTGGGTTTCAAGGTTTGTCTCATCTATAACATAGAGACCGATCTGATCACATAAATCGTAAAAAAATGGATGATTAGGATAGTGGGAAGTTCTAACAGAGTTAATATTGTGTTCCTTCATAAGTTTTACATCTTTAATCATCTCATCTATCTTTAAAGCACGACCATCAATTGGACTAAACTCATGTCTATTTACACCTAGAAGTTTTAGTTTTTTACTGTTTAAATAAAACACTGGTCCCTTAATAATTATCTCTTTAAATCCAACCCTAGAACTTCTATACTCTAATATGGTGTTATCCCCATCTATTAGAGTTACTAAAACAGTGTATAAGTTAGGCTCTTCAGCACTCCAAAGTTTTGGATTTTCAATATCTATAGTTAGTGTTTTATTATCAGCTATATCAATAAATTGATCTTTTAATTCACTAGAACCAACTTCTTCTCCATTATAAAAAACCTGGGAGATTATCGAGACCCTATTATCTATACCCCTATTCTTTAAGGATAACTCTATATCAAAAAATCCTTTTTTGTATTTATCTTCTAATCTGTTTTTTACATTTAGATCGTATACTGATACTTTAGGTGTGGAAAAAAGAATAACATCCCTAAAGATTCCACTTAATCTCCAAAAATCTTGATCCTCTAACCAGGATGAGTCACACCATCTAAAAACTTCCACAGCTAACTTATTATTCTTCTCCTTTAGATATGGAGTAAGATCAAAGTCAGCACTGGTAAAACTATCTTCACTATACCCAATGCACTGCCCATTTATATAGAGATAAAATGCTGACTCTACACCTAAAAAACTAATATAAACAGGATTATCCTTGAAATTCTTTGGCAGATCAAATGTGGTTACATAACTTCCAACAGGATTATACTCTACAGGGGCATGCCCCTCTTTTACATCCTCGTTACCAACCCATGGATATACAACATTTGTATACTGGGGGTAGTCATAACCTAACATCTGCCAGTTTCCCGGAACATCTATTTTATCCCAAGAAGAAGTATCATAATCCATTTTATAAAAATCCCTATCCCTGTCTGTTGGTTTTGAGACTAATTTAAAGGACCACTTACCATTTAGTAGCTTAACCCTATTTGTATTATATATATCATTATTTAATGCACAATCTTTATTATCATAAGAAAAACCAAAATATTTAGCTGGTAATCTATTAATCTGAAACCTCTCTGGACTGCTAATCCATGGCTCTGTAAATTTATCATCGAATTCAATAGTAAAATTATCAATCATAA
Above is a genomic segment from Thiospirochaeta perfilievii containing:
- a CDS encoding glycoside hydrolase family 2 TIM barrel-domain containing protein, with product MIDNFTIEFDDKFTEPWISSPERFQINRLPAKYFGFSYDNKDCALNNDIYNTNRVKLLNGKWSFKLVSKPTDRDRDFYKMDYDTSSWDKIDVPGNWQMLGYDYPQYTNVVYPWVGNEDVKEGHAPVEYNPVGSYVTTFDLPKNFKDNPVYISFLGVESAFYLYINGQCIGYSEDSFTSADFDLTPYLKEKNNKLAVEVFRWCDSSWLEDQDFWRLSGIFRDVILFSTPKVSVYDLNVKNRLEDKYKKGFFDIELSLKNRGIDNRVSIISQVFYNGEEVGSSELKDQFIDIADNKTLTIDIENPKLWSAEEPNLYTVLVTLIDGDNTILEYRSSRVGFKEIIIKGPVFYLNSKKLKLLGVNRHEFSPIDGRALKIDEMIKDVKLMKEHNINSVRTSHYPNHPFFYDLCDQIGLYVIDETNLETHGSWSYDKAQEFQPTAIPGSKPQWRDNVIDRANSMVKRDFNHPSIIMWSLGNESYGGSNFVDMKDHIKSLDTSRPIHYEGTFHNREFEECTDIESQMYTTPSMLEQYATYNPQKPILLCEYSHAMGSSCGNLFKYTDLFKKYDSILGGYIWDWVDQSILTKDEIGKEFYAYGGDFGDSPNDNFFCGNGLLLGDRSITPKLLEVKKCYQPLEAKMIDLESGVVEIFNSRLFTSTEDLEIKACLYKNGGLEKEVVINEVIPADSSVIVTCPFEYKGIKASSGEFYLQLKYSYIESGIELGFSEFKLISLPLAKDDIGKRIITKGSTLEILEKSESYIVTGDSFKVVVSKSSGLITSYISDNTEFFNNTAVPCFWRAITDNDLGYKLKEESGIWRDIPNSMILLNSKYSGGVLEFLFNLNNTSSSTLKLTYIFHKSGEVEVKMVLDTDELLPNIPAYGLMFDLPKEFSNLTWLGRGPHGNYIDRKKSTPFGLYSGSVKEQFVNYIRPQECGNKTDVRFIKLSSDDGRTFMVKSDSSFEANAQEFTPYEFETYDHPHKMPKGDKVSLRVNGKQMGLGGDDSWQAKPHSEYFIHTGRTYTLSFSFIAY